One part of the Trichoplusia ni isolate ovarian cell line Hi5 chromosome 2, tn1, whole genome shotgun sequence genome encodes these proteins:
- the LOC113508346 gene encoding plasmatocyte-spreading peptide-like, whose protein sequence is MKLAINILFCLILISQYNCANGNLKELFSNVRGSINSSANKIRQDVKSFFNPSDKSAGNKESSNIVFVEDNGETAGAARGNKPVDVTPGSIINTSTQASVPTEAKNATTTVDKDDKGRENFSGGCLAGYMRTADGRCKPTFG, encoded by the coding sequence atgaaattagcaattaatattttattttgtttgattctAATTTCTCAATACAACTGTGCTAATGGAAACCTAAAGGAACTGTTTAGTAATGTACGAGGATCGATTAATTCATCGGCAAATAAAATTAGGCAAGATGTGAAGAGTTTTTTCAATCCGAGTGACAAATCTGCGGGGAATAAGGAGTCATCAAACATTGTATTTGTGGAAGATAATGGTGAAACAGCTGGTGCGGCTCGGGGGAATAAACCTGTGGATGTGACTCCTGGATCTATAATTAATACAAGTACTCAGGCTAGTGTACCAACTGAGGCCAAAAATGCCACTACGACTGTAGACAAAGATGACAAGGGCCGAGAAAACTTTTCTGGTGGCTGTCTCGCCGGCTACATGAGAACTGCCGATGGAAGATGCAAACCCACCTTTGGATAA
- the LOC113508344 gene encoding suppressor protein SRP40-like, with product MNKTLLLLASTLLVSLAILSITEARSCNLERSRCDNDKKNNCDDSSSSSSSSSSSSEEDDNRCGNKCGDDSSSSSSSSSSSSEESGKKCSSKRRKGCRGDDSSSSSSSSSSSEEDGNKCSSQRKKGCKDSDSSSSSSSSSSSSSSSEEDSNTCGNSKNKDSSSSSSSSSSSSEDDNSNDCGKAGKKSKHLKRGCSGVKN from the exons atgaataaaaccttattactCCTAGCGTCTACACTTCTGGTCTCGCTCGCCATACTGTCCATTACCGAAGCCAGATCATG CAATCTCGAACGTTCGCGGTGCGACAACGAT aaaaagaaCAATTGTGATGACTCCAGCtcctcttcatcatcatcatcatcgtcatcagaAGAAGACGACAACCGTTGTGGCAAT AAATGTGGTGATGACTCCAGCTCTTCGTCGTCATCGTCATCTTCATCATCTGAGGAGAGTGGCAAAAAGTGTAGCAGT aaaagaagaaaagGTTGTCGAGGCGATGACTCCAGTTcctcatcatcgtcatcatcatcatctgagGAAGACGGCAACAAGTGTAGTAGT caaagaaaaaaaGGTTGTAAGGACAGTGACTccagttcatcatcatcatcctcatcatcatcatcatcatcatcagaagAAGACAGCAACACATGTGGCAAC agtAAGAATAAAGATTCTTCttcgtcgtcatcatcatcatcatcttcatcggAAGACGACAACAGCAATGATTGCGGGAAagca gGTAAGAAGTCCAAACACTTGAAGAGAGGTTGTAGCGGCGTAAAGAACTAA
- the LOC113508338 gene encoding formin-like protein 20 isoform X1: MNFNEMKCLVLVFCAISLINIVCCAPGYQNVKESETNREGANIGNNVVPKSSDEPPHQFQLNPQENQEPIPYQHHGGPYPNGYNGGLYLGGHLRPFDRPPPPPHHDFSPPHYGVSPSHERRIRQDIGPQPSPRYGRPPRFYGRPYPPPFRGGPQPPHFGGPPPHHGRGPRQRGPPHRRGGPPCHAGPPYGRPPHHGGPPYNGGLPYHGGPPHHGGPPPHGGPPHHGGPPHHGGPPHHGGPPHNGETPYSNEEDTYDKTNDNNNNQDNDKQPNTNGNQNQTQNKPSTTTTKPSTSTTENVKDDEYDLDIRFGDTTQKPKTKNFIRSLSHVYFQASAVTPQY; this comes from the exons atgaattttaatgaaatgaagtgTTTAGTGTTAGTGTTTTGTGCTATTTccttaataaatattgtgtgttgTGCACCCGGATATCAAAATGTCAAAG AATCCGAAACAAATAGAGAAGGGGCAAACATTGGCAATAATGTTGTTCCGAAATCATCAGACGAACCACCTCACCAATTTCAACTAAACCCACAAGAAAATCAAGAACCTATTCCGTATCAGCACCATGGAGGGCCATATCCCAATGGGTATAATGGGGGTCTATACCTAGGAGGCCATCTGAGGCCTTTTGATAGACCACCGCCACCACCACACCATGATTTCTCACCACCACATTATGGCGTATCACCATCCCACGAGAGAAGAATTCGTCAAGATATTGGACCACAACCTTCTCCCCGTTACGGTAGACCTCCACGCTTTTACGGCAGACCTTATCCACCACCATTTCGTGGTGGACCCCAACCACCACATTTTGGTGGACCACCACCCCACCATGGTCGAGGTCCTCGCCAACGTGGGCCACCACACCGCAGGGGTGGACCGCCATGCCATGCAGGTCCCCCCTACGGCAGGCCTCCACACCATGGCGGGCCACCGTACAATGGCGGACTACCGTACCATGGCGGGCCACCACACCACGGAGGACCACCGCCCCACGGCGGCCCACCGCACCATGGCGGGCCACCACATCATGGTGGACCACCACACCATGGTGGACCACCACACAATGGTGAGACACCATACAGCAATGAAGAAGATACttatgataaaacaaatgacaataacAATAATCAAGATAACGACAAGCAGCCGAATACAAATGGAAATCAAAATCAGACACAAAATAAACCAAGTACCACCACGACCAAACCTTCCACTTCTACTACTGAAAACGTGAAGGATGATGAATATGATCTGGACATAAGGTTTGGAGATACAACTCAGAAGCCTAAGACTAAGAACTTTATACGATCACTATCTCATGTTTATTTTCAAGCCAGTGCTGTTACACCCCAATACTGA
- the LOC113508338 gene encoding formin-like protein 20 isoform X2: MRLSPLSVLESETNREGANIGNNVVPKSSDEPPHQFQLNPQENQEPIPYQHHGGPYPNGYNGGLYLGGHLRPFDRPPPPPHHDFSPPHYGVSPSHERRIRQDIGPQPSPRYGRPPRFYGRPYPPPFRGGPQPPHFGGPPPHHGRGPRQRGPPHRRGGPPCHAGPPYGRPPHHGGPPYNGGLPYHGGPPHHGGPPPHGGPPHHGGPPHHGGPPHHGGPPHNGETPYSNEEDTYDKTNDNNNNQDNDKQPNTNGNQNQTQNKPSTTTTKPSTSTTENVKDDEYDLDIRFGDTTQKPKTKNFIRSLSHVYFQASAVTPQY; encoded by the exons ATGAGATTGTCGCCGCTTTCAGTATTAG AATCCGAAACAAATAGAGAAGGGGCAAACATTGGCAATAATGTTGTTCCGAAATCATCAGACGAACCACCTCACCAATTTCAACTAAACCCACAAGAAAATCAAGAACCTATTCCGTATCAGCACCATGGAGGGCCATATCCCAATGGGTATAATGGGGGTCTATACCTAGGAGGCCATCTGAGGCCTTTTGATAGACCACCGCCACCACCACACCATGATTTCTCACCACCACATTATGGCGTATCACCATCCCACGAGAGAAGAATTCGTCAAGATATTGGACCACAACCTTCTCCCCGTTACGGTAGACCTCCACGCTTTTACGGCAGACCTTATCCACCACCATTTCGTGGTGGACCCCAACCACCACATTTTGGTGGACCACCACCCCACCATGGTCGAGGTCCTCGCCAACGTGGGCCACCACACCGCAGGGGTGGACCGCCATGCCATGCAGGTCCCCCCTACGGCAGGCCTCCACACCATGGCGGGCCACCGTACAATGGCGGACTACCGTACCATGGCGGGCCACCACACCACGGAGGACCACCGCCCCACGGCGGCCCACCGCACCATGGCGGGCCACCACATCATGGTGGACCACCACACCATGGTGGACCACCACACAATGGTGAGACACCATACAGCAATGAAGAAGATACttatgataaaacaaatgacaataacAATAATCAAGATAACGACAAGCAGCCGAATACAAATGGAAATCAAAATCAGACACAAAATAAACCAAGTACCACCACGACCAAACCTTCCACTTCTACTACTGAAAACGTGAAGGATGATGAATATGATCTGGACATAAGGTTTGGAGATACAACTCAGAAGCCTAAGACTAAGAACTTTATACGATCACTATCTCATGTTTATTTTCAAGCCAGTGCTGTTACACCCCAATACTGA